A single window of Candidatus Zixiibacteriota bacterium DNA harbors:
- a CDS encoding thiamine diphosphokinase produces MANIKNRSTKLNSCVLCTNGEYPDGNFLWYRKLCRGKYVVAVDGGYWFCKKLGVIPDLLIGDFDSIVPFPKSLPQKTQIFPLPREKDMTDTHAALVYCLKSGTQHIDIIMPGVGEPDHFVANLFLLVLSDSFGTKRTRPCIRLVNPGHEIVYLRDESYTIQNAIGNSVSVVPLLNTIRLTSTGSAYDVSDLLVKRGETRAVRNEIRRKTAVFTVKGQALLFCHRFK; encoded by the coding sequence ATGGCAAATATTAAAAATAGATCCACAAAGCTGAATAGTTGTGTGCTGTGCACTAACGGCGAGTATCCCGACGGAAACTTTCTATGGTACCGAAAGCTGTGCCGTGGGAAATATGTCGTTGCTGTGGATGGGGGGTATTGGTTTTGTAAAAAGTTGGGAGTTATTCCTGATCTTTTAATTGGCGATTTTGATTCGATTGTCCCTTTCCCCAAAAGTCTCCCCCAAAAAACGCAAATCTTTCCTCTTCCTCGAGAGAAAGATATGACCGACACCCATGCGGCTCTTGTTTACTGCCTCAAAAGCGGCACACAGCATATAGATATAATCATGCCCGGTGTGGGCGAGCCTGATCATTTTGTGGCAAATCTATTTCTTCTGGTTTTATCCGACTCGTTCGGGACAAAAAGAACGCGTCCTTGCATACGATTGGTAAATCCCGGGCATGAAATCGTGTATCTCCGTGATGAATCGTATACCATACAGAACGCAATCGGCAATTCTGTCTCAGTTGTCCCGCTTTTGAACACAATTCGTTTGACCAGCACTGGCAGCGCCTATGATGTCAGTGATCTTCTCGTGAAGAGAGGCGAGACGCGGGCTGTCCGCAATGAGATTAGACGCAAAACGGCTGTGTTCACAGTAAAGGGTCAGGCATTGTTATTTTGTCATAGATTCAAATAG
- a CDS encoding UUP1 family membrane protein, producing MSIKISYSSRWLVGMLPAFLVLTASAMAFFKIAYLGYTLDVIAPTESYFLETVMEFNGHGTGVAISMALPENLPNQTVSDEAFHSADLKFDIVMREGDRRGHWKRESVTGRRRVAYTATVVTKNLEFIIDSTLQTVQVIPDSVAKNLLPDSLSPSDHPEISGLADSLKLSANGNLLTNIKHMYQFASHGLKYVQYAGTTDALTAYRLREASCGGKSRLMVALARHIGIPARLVGGKILNQGQSRATHVWVELYVSGYWVPFCPTNDYFAKLPSNYLVLYHGDQPAITHTQDINFKYYFNLKKRLIQKTAGTISGADNPLDILNIWAAFERAAISIELLRIILMLPIGILVVVMFRNLIGVETFGTFMPALLAVGFRETGLLIGAVMFAAIILFGLLIRLVLSRLQLLHMPRLAIILTTVVLFILGMTIAGVKYNYLDVARVALFPIVILALTVERFFLITEEFGAKHALRLSVLTLFVASCSYGLMSWRLLQSIVLSFPEVLLVVIAVHIYIGRYSGFRIMEYFRFKELLVRA from the coding sequence TTGTCCATAAAAATTAGCTATAGTTCACGATGGCTTGTCGGCATGCTGCCTGCATTTCTGGTACTGACCGCCTCGGCTATGGCGTTCTTCAAAATTGCGTACTTGGGCTATACTCTTGATGTGATCGCCCCTACAGAAAGCTACTTTCTGGAAACTGTGATGGAATTCAACGGTCATGGTACGGGAGTTGCAATCTCAATGGCATTGCCGGAGAATCTTCCCAACCAAACTGTTAGTGACGAGGCCTTCCATTCGGCGGATCTGAAATTCGACATTGTTATGAGAGAAGGCGACCGGCGAGGCCACTGGAAACGAGAGTCAGTAACTGGCCGAAGGCGAGTTGCCTACACGGCAACGGTCGTGACAAAGAATCTGGAATTTATAATTGATTCGACTCTACAAACCGTACAGGTAATCCCCGACTCGGTCGCAAAAAATCTCCTACCAGATTCGTTAAGTCCATCCGACCATCCTGAGATTTCTGGACTGGCGGACAGTCTCAAGCTGTCTGCCAACGGCAATTTGTTAACGAATATCAAGCACATGTATCAATTCGCGAGTCACGGACTAAAATACGTGCAGTATGCAGGCACAACTGATGCCCTCACTGCTTACCGATTGAGGGAAGCCTCGTGTGGAGGAAAGTCGCGACTCATGGTGGCGCTGGCACGCCATATAGGCATTCCGGCAAGGCTTGTCGGCGGCAAGATTCTGAACCAGGGGCAGTCACGCGCAACGCACGTCTGGGTGGAGCTGTACGTAAGCGGGTATTGGGTGCCGTTTTGCCCTACGAACGACTACTTCGCGAAACTTCCGTCGAACTATCTCGTGCTTTATCATGGTGATCAGCCGGCGATTACCCATACCCAGGATATAAACTTCAAGTATTATTTCAATCTAAAAAAACGCCTGATTCAGAAGACGGCGGGAACAATTTCCGGAGCAGACAATCCGCTGGATATATTAAATATTTGGGCAGCCTTTGAGCGAGCTGCTATATCGATAGAGTTGTTGCGGATTATTTTGATGCTTCCAATCGGCATCCTGGTCGTTGTAATGTTTCGAAATTTGATTGGCGTTGAAACGTTCGGTACCTTCATGCCGGCCCTCCTGGCAGTTGGCTTTCGAGAGACAGGTCTCCTCATCGGTGCTGTTATGTTCGCAGCGATCATCCTGTTCGGCCTGTTAATCAGGCTCGTTTTGTCGAGACTCCAGTTGTTACACATGCCAAGATTGGCCATTATCTTGACTACGGTGGTACTTTTCATATTGGGCATGACTATTGCGGGCGTGAAGTATAATTATCTGGATGTCGCTCGAGTGGCGCTCTTTCCAATAGTTATTCTGGCGCTGACAGTTGAGCGCTTCTTCCTTATAACGGAAGAGTTTGGAGCAAAGCACGCTCTTCGGCTGTCGGTCTTAACGCTGTTTGTTGCATCATGCAGCTATGGTCTTATGTCCTGGCGACTTCTGCAGTCAATAGTCCTTAGCTTTCCTGAGGTACTCTTGGTCGTGATTGCCGTCCACATATACATCGGCCGCTATTCGGGATTTAGAATCATGGAGTATTTCCGTTTCAAAGAATTGTTGGTGCGAGCTTAA
- the zwf gene encoding glucose-6-phosphate dehydrogenase — MGQAVETVGNPFVSRFMRLRQAGPFALTIFGASGDLTKRKLIPALFNLYKDGFLSQPFNIVGYARREKTDREFQAEMAEGIKKYSRRQPDSDEQLQQFLSTLSYVIGSFEDEPGYRQLKERLRMNALSLMTPENNLFYLATPPDSFEPIISNLNHSGLITPIADGPRWSRLIIEKPFGHDTVSAIALNHAVHKAFDEKQIYRIDHYLGKETVQNILVFRLGNSIFEPLWNRRYIDNIQISVSESLGIGSRAGYFDSSGIIRDMIQSHIMQVFTLIAMEPPASFETNAIRDEKAKVLKAVRYLKSEEISTHVVRGQYGPGSVGGEKVKGYREEKDVPSVSTTETYVATKITIDNWRWSGVPFYIRAGKRLPKRVTEVAITFKAPPHLLFDLSGCENLTPNVLRLRIQPQEGISLSLGAKVPGQALQIAPVRMDFMYSESFGVASPEAYERLILDAITGDSTLFAREDEVDLSWKIIDQITKHWDNAPLHIYPAGEWGPTAADELVARDGRRWLRL, encoded by the coding sequence ATGGGGCAGGCAGTTGAAACAGTAGGCAATCCTTTTGTCAGCCGCTTTATGCGGCTTCGCCAAGCCGGGCCGTTCGCATTGACCATCTTTGGGGCATCGGGAGATCTTACGAAACGAAAACTTATCCCGGCGCTTTTCAATCTCTACAAGGATGGATTTCTTTCTCAGCCGTTTAATATTGTTGGCTACGCAAGGCGCGAGAAAACAGACCGTGAATTTCAGGCCGAAATGGCCGAGGGTATCAAAAAGTATTCACGTCGTCAGCCGGATTCAGACGAGCAGCTTCAGCAATTTTTATCCACACTCAGCTATGTGATCGGTTCATTCGAGGATGAACCGGGTTACCGTCAATTAAAGGAGCGGCTTCGCATGAATGCGCTTTCTTTGATGACACCCGAAAACAATCTATTCTATCTTGCGACTCCGCCTGATTCATTTGAGCCAATAATCTCAAACCTCAACCACTCGGGACTTATTACGCCAATCGCCGATGGCCCAAGGTGGTCACGGCTTATTATCGAAAAGCCATTTGGACATGACACTGTGTCTGCCATAGCTCTCAATCATGCCGTACACAAGGCATTTGATGAAAAACAGATATATCGCATTGATCATTACCTCGGCAAGGAGACTGTTCAAAATATACTCGTCTTTCGTCTCGGTAACTCGATTTTCGAGCCGCTGTGGAATCGACGATATATAGACAATATTCAAATCTCTGTTTCTGAATCTTTGGGTATAGGCTCTCGGGCAGGATATTTTGACAGTTCGGGCATAATTCGGGATATGATCCAGTCGCATATTATGCAGGTGTTCACCCTTATCGCAATGGAACCCCCGGCATCATTTGAGACCAATGCCATTCGTGATGAAAAAGCCAAAGTGCTCAAAGCTGTCCGCTATCTCAAATCCGAAGAAATCAGCACCCATGTTGTCCGCGGTCAGTATGGCCCCGGTTCGGTCGGCGGAGAGAAGGTCAAAGGGTACCGTGAAGAAAAAGATGTCCCGTCCGTCTCCACGACCGAGACCTACGTAGCGACGAAAATAACAATCGACAACTGGCGCTGGTCGGGTGTACCGTTTTACATCCGCGCGGGTAAGCGACTTCCCAAACGGGTAACCGAGGTCGCGATTACGTTCAAAGCCCCGCCGCATTTACTTTTTGATCTCTCGGGGTGCGAGAATCTGACGCCCAATGTTCTTCGCCTGCGAATTCAACCACAAGAGGGCATTTCGCTTTCGCTTGGAGCAAAGGTACCCGGGCAGGCTCTGCAAATAGCTCCGGTACGCATGGATTTTATGTACTCTGAATCGTTCGGCGTGGCTTCGCCCGAAGCCTATGAACGCCTCATTCTTGATGCCATCACCGGCGATTCGACATTGTTTGCCCGCGAAGACGAAGTGGATTTGTCATGGAAAATTATCGACCAAATTACCAAGCATTGGGATAATGCTCCGCTTCATATCTACCCCGCTGGTGAGTGGGGACCGACTGCGGCCGATGAACTTGTTGCCCGCGATGGACGGAGATGGTTGAGGCTATGA
- a CDS encoding DUF3541 domain-containing protein, protein MSAVRTVSYVNSANASLARLLRRFCLSFLLFLLIVFICAPSFASDPDATSRYRHMAEQIRATFDKALPTFSSYVQRHYAMRMYRATGDTAYVPWLVNHAKYAIAKVQIDVDSLNNPHYFARRIAEEAETFERDTRKNRLRRAMFKKWDEELVYLELLSQLNWLADYGLDSSTVGPLMARARAKISQHDLSKFLLDPDVIRVYAAKAVNFVYFLEHLGIADIRKEYMEVFRDVFDRMPDNRLDEHRYSDKIYGLTHIILAASQYYQQPVDSAEYGWVTDRLEARIDKILKETSSDIIVEVALCFCLTGQENHPIVERCKKVLLKSFDSKKGMILSETGNKDLSQGEHRNVLAFMLFARHDTLYPGPLLTRYF, encoded by the coding sequence ATGAGCGCCGTAAGAACGGTTTCGTATGTAAACTCTGCTAACGCCAGCCTTGCTCGATTGCTTCGTCGTTTTTGTTTGAGTTTTCTTCTATTCTTATTGATTGTCTTCATATGTGCACCGTCATTTGCTTCGGATCCGGACGCGACAAGCCGTTATCGACATATGGCAGAGCAGATAAGAGCGACTTTTGATAAAGCCTTGCCAACTTTTAGTTCTTACGTTCAGCGACACTATGCGATGCGCATGTACCGCGCTACCGGTGACACAGCTTACGTTCCATGGTTGGTCAATCATGCTAAATACGCCATAGCAAAGGTGCAAATAGATGTCGATTCTTTGAACAATCCGCACTATTTCGCACGACGCATTGCTGAAGAGGCAGAAACTTTTGAAAGAGATACGCGAAAAAACCGTCTTCGACGTGCCATGTTCAAAAAATGGGACGAGGAACTCGTCTACCTTGAACTCCTAAGTCAGCTGAACTGGCTGGCCGATTACGGTTTGGATTCGTCGACGGTTGGCCCCCTCATGGCCCGTGCGCGCGCAAAAATCAGTCAGCACGATTTATCTAAATTCTTGCTTGATCCCGACGTGATACGTGTTTATGCGGCCAAAGCCGTGAATTTCGTGTACTTCCTCGAACATTTGGGTATCGCCGACATTAGGAAAGAATACATGGAGGTGTTTCGAGATGTTTTTGACCGAATGCCCGACAATCGTCTGGATGAGCATCGTTACTCAGACAAGATTTACGGATTAACGCACATTATTCTTGCCGCAAGTCAATACTATCAACAACCGGTTGATTCTGCAGAGTATGGATGGGTAACTGACCGCTTAGAAGCGCGTATCGATAAAATTTTGAAAGAGACTTCTTCGGACATTATCGTGGAAGTTGCCCTCTGCTTCTGTTTGACCGGTCAGGAAAATCACCCGATTGTAGAGCGATGCAAGAAAGTCTTGTTGAAATCATTTGATTCCAAAAAAGGAATGATTCTTTCCGAAACGGGCAACAAAGACCTCTCGCAGGGTGAGCACCGAAACGTTTTGGCGTTCATGCTTTTCGCCCGGCACGACACGCTGTACCCTGGACCTCTTTTAACTCGTTATTTCTAA
- a CDS encoding sugar-transfer associated ATP-grasp domain-containing protein, producing the protein MNRAELKHLLPSIKGVLGINARNLDLIYTHNRRNCFPNVDDKLRCKELLKSAGIPTPTTYHIVSGRESLLQWESALKDMDCFVIKPNCGYGGNGIKLITRSESEYLTSGEEWTAEDIAFHLMQILNGAFSLDNATDTCYFEQTVVNDIGLEPLIPPGVEGVGDIRIIYKLESPLMAMLRLPTRESNGKANLHQGGIGVGIDLLSGLTLNGVHHNNVIRAHPDSSAPLAGQRIPFFADMLEIGSAISELVGLGYIGVDFVCDAHQGPLVLEVNARPGLNIQLANGSGLRSRL; encoded by the coding sequence ATGAACCGGGCTGAGCTCAAGCATCTTTTGCCCTCAATCAAGGGAGTATTGGGAATAAACGCCCGGAATCTTGACCTGATTTATACACACAATAGAAGAAACTGCTTTCCAAATGTCGACGACAAACTGCGTTGCAAAGAACTCCTCAAGAGCGCCGGCATCCCCACTCCGACAACCTATCATATTGTGAGTGGCCGCGAATCTCTCCTACAATGGGAATCGGCATTAAAAGACATGGATTGTTTTGTCATTAAGCCGAACTGCGGTTACGGTGGAAATGGTATCAAACTCATTACCCGTTCCGAATCCGAATATCTTACCTCGGGCGAAGAATGGACAGCTGAAGACATTGCTTTCCATCTTATGCAGATTCTCAACGGTGCCTTTTCACTGGACAACGCTACAGATACATGCTATTTCGAACAGACCGTTGTTAACGACATTGGCTTGGAACCCTTGATACCGCCAGGAGTGGAGGGTGTTGGTGATATCCGAATTATTTACAAACTTGAGAGTCCTCTCATGGCGATGCTTCGTCTTCCCACCCGTGAATCGAACGGAAAAGCAAATTTGCACCAGGGCGGCATAGGAGTCGGTATAGACCTTTTGTCTGGTCTCACGCTCAACGGTGTACATCATAATAATGTAATTCGTGCACACCCGGATTCGAGTGCGCCTCTGGCAGGCCAACGCATTCCCTTTTTTGCTGACATGTTGGAAATAGGGTCAGCAATAAGTGAGCTTGTAGGTCTTGGTTACATAGGCGTCGATTTTGTGTGCGACGCGCATCAGGGTCCGTTGGTCCTGGAGGTTAATGCTCGTCCAGGGCTGAATATTCAACTGGCAAATGGGTCAGGATTAAGGTCAAGATTATGA
- a CDS encoding tetratricopeptide repeat protein, with amino-acid sequence MKYYVANLVAWITASAVIVFAIAKSGSIDDSRHEIIHVDGKTSTQAAKLQTAAEPARNDGDSVSAADSETDQEIDGSRDPFAVAYNDSASVLIGKEQYKKAVSYLERAIAKDTLYARAWYNLGLAFHKLKKMGDATKAYQKAIAIRPHYYKPKYNLASLYMSIDANEEALTWFKKAAETRGSGEAAPAHYNIGVLYHRLNNDKEAEKSYLETLRFKPGHIEARYNLALIRMDAGEYKEAGEDFEKVIALGFRKAKVFNNLGVCYSKQEQYEKAVKAYENALSIDSLDAGTYFNYAIASNRAANPDRAIKAYRRALSLDPVYQQAHYNLAILLEGVHQIDSAKSHYRAATVAEPNYTKAYFGLGQLYYDQGRYDSAEIAYRKVVELDPENLKALFNLGLACTKQEKHEDAAKVYLELVNQDPANTKGLNNLGAASLKIEQFDSAAAYFTRLIVLTHSAEACYNRAKAFNELRKYEDAKADYREAIKREPTYAKAYHNLAILEEKSNNLTEAVQLLLKAIEYDNDNWKSYWKLGQVYVKLDLLDKARAAYAKAAEANPESEKFNSEYRSLMSNN; translated from the coding sequence ATGAAATACTATGTTGCAAATTTGGTTGCATGGATAACTGCATCTGCGGTTATAGTTTTCGCGATAGCGAAAAGCGGATCAATCGATGATTCGCGACATGAAATAATTCACGTCGACGGCAAAACATCAACACAGGCTGCAAAACTGCAAACAGCAGCAGAACCAGCAAGGAATGACGGTGACTCTGTCTCAGCTGCCGACTCTGAAACGGATCAGGAAATCGATGGCAGTCGGGACCCGTTCGCAGTAGCCTATAACGACTCTGCCTCTGTGTTAATAGGCAAAGAACAGTACAAAAAGGCTGTCTCATACTTGGAGCGCGCTATAGCAAAAGATACCCTGTACGCGCGCGCATGGTACAATTTGGGACTTGCATTTCATAAACTGAAAAAAATGGGCGATGCAACCAAGGCGTACCAGAAGGCAATTGCCATTCGACCTCACTACTATAAACCGAAATACAATTTAGCGTCACTCTATATGTCAATCGATGCCAATGAGGAGGCTCTAACCTGGTTCAAGAAAGCTGCCGAAACACGTGGTTCTGGAGAAGCAGCGCCCGCCCACTACAATATAGGCGTACTCTATCACCGACTCAATAATGACAAAGAGGCAGAAAAGAGTTATCTGGAGACATTGCGTTTTAAGCCCGGTCATATTGAAGCACGTTACAATTTGGCGCTTATTCGAATGGACGCGGGCGAGTACAAAGAGGCAGGCGAAGACTTTGAGAAGGTTATAGCCCTTGGCTTTCGAAAAGCGAAGGTATTTAACAATCTTGGGGTCTGCTATAGCAAGCAGGAGCAGTATGAAAAGGCAGTGAAAGCGTACGAGAATGCGCTTTCAATCGATTCACTTGATGCAGGCACGTACTTCAATTATGCCATAGCAAGTAACAGAGCAGCAAATCCCGACCGGGCGATCAAAGCTTATCGACGTGCTCTCAGCCTTGACCCCGTTTATCAGCAAGCGCACTACAATTTGGCCATCCTCTTGGAGGGTGTCCATCAGATTGACAGCGCGAAATCTCACTATCGTGCCGCTACCGTGGCGGAGCCTAACTACACAAAGGCCTATTTTGGCCTTGGGCAGCTCTACTACGATCAGGGTCGTTATGACTCGGCGGAAATTGCCTACCGAAAAGTAGTTGAGCTCGACCCAGAAAATCTCAAAGCCCTCTTCAATTTGGGCCTTGCGTGTACTAAGCAGGAGAAACATGAAGACGCAGCGAAAGTCTATCTTGAATTGGTTAATCAGGATCCAGCTAATACCAAAGGGTTAAATAACCTGGGCGCGGCGAGCTTGAAGATTGAACAATTCGATTCTGCAGCTGCGTATTTTACGAGATTAATCGTGTTGACTCACTCGGCTGAAGCTTGCTATAATCGTGCCAAGGCCTTCAATGAACTGCGCAAATATGAAGATGCAAAAGCAGATTATCGTGAAGCCATTAAACGAGAACCCACCTATGCCAAAGCATACCACAACCTCGCTATATTAGAAGAGAAGTCAAATAATTTGACTGAAGCCGTGCAACTCTTGCTGAAGGCGATTGAATATGACAATGACAACTGGAAGTCTTATTGGAAGCTCGGCCAAGTCTACGTGAAACTGGACCTGCTTGATAAGGCTCGGGCTGCTTACGCAAAGGCAGCCGAAGCAAATCCCGAATCAGAAAAGTTTAACAGTGAATATCGTAGCCTAATGAGTAATAACTAA
- the glk gene encoding glucokinase has translation MLERLAGFIGGGMVELARVRSENNEMVLYEQSSFVSRDFSNLESILQLYLKKSTTKIDVACFGVAGPVINNEVRTTGLRWLIASQNIESKFSFAKVVLVNDIVATVHGLSHLGSDKFFQINAGKPVSGGNVGLIAAGNGLGEALIFHENGKSYPHASEGGHTDFAPANQTEHKLWEYLYANNGTVEVEDVVSFRGLISIYEFILDDRGATSAEWYENADDKAAAIIEHAISSKDPHAERALSIFIDCYASEAANLALKGMTLGGIYIGGLIAPQIVTALDTAQFMERFRKKGKMESLLADIPIGIIIEEKTPLLGAARLALFS, from the coding sequence ATGTTAGAGCGGCTTGCAGGATTTATTGGCGGCGGAATGGTCGAACTTGCCCGGGTGCGCTCCGAAAACAATGAGATGGTCCTCTATGAGCAGTCCAGCTTCGTCAGCCGCGACTTTTCAAATTTAGAATCTATTCTCCAACTGTACCTCAAAAAAAGCACCACCAAAATTGATGTTGCATGTTTCGGAGTTGCAGGACCGGTTATCAATAACGAAGTCCGCACCACCGGACTTCGCTGGCTCATCGCTTCGCAAAACATAGAGTCAAAATTTTCATTTGCGAAAGTTGTGCTTGTGAACGATATCGTTGCTACTGTCCATGGATTATCCCATCTTGGAAGCGACAAATTCTTTCAGATTAACGCAGGAAAGCCAGTTTCGGGGGGTAATGTTGGCCTTATTGCAGCGGGAAATGGTTTGGGCGAAGCGCTCATATTTCACGAGAACGGTAAATCGTATCCCCATGCTTCCGAAGGCGGTCACACAGATTTCGCGCCTGCCAACCAGACGGAACATAAGCTGTGGGAATATTTATACGCGAATAACGGAACAGTCGAGGTCGAGGATGTGGTGAGTTTCAGGGGATTGATTTCAATTTACGAATTCATCCTCGATGACCGGGGAGCCACAAGCGCGGAGTGGTATGAGAATGCCGATGACAAAGCCGCGGCAATTATTGAACATGCGATATCGTCAAAAGACCCTCATGCAGAGCGCGCTCTGAGTATTTTCATTGATTGCTACGCCTCCGAGGCCGCAAACCTTGCGTTGAAAGGAATGACATTGGGCGGCATTTATATCGGCGGCCTCATAGCCCCGCAGATTGTCACGGCCTTGGATACGGCTCAGTTCATGGAGCGCTTTCGCAAAAAAGGGAAAATGGAATCGCTGCTTGCCGATATTCCAATCGGAATTATCATCGAAGAAAAAACCCCTCTTCTCGGCGCGGCAAGGCTCGCCTTGTTCTCGTAG
- the pgl gene encoding 6-phosphogluconolactonase encodes MNNVEISIFPDKQSVGTAVALFIIERLKTHDTKRRFSIALSGGSTPIAMYQALQNISDVAELIRSKAEFYFSDERAVGGNDSNSNYKTAKDYLFKPLGIPEGIIHRVKGDAADLDLEAKRYAALIRENHAIAPDSVPSVDLTLLGMGDDGHTASLFPDYDFESPENEIIVAPWVTSKNSQRVSFSLPLINASKCVLLLVTGKDKANIVKAVFDEKDDARRFPVSRVNARRVVWMLDSAAASLLNQSQRGSTEC; translated from the coding sequence ATGAACAATGTAGAGATTAGTATATTCCCGGACAAGCAATCTGTCGGAACCGCCGTGGCGCTCTTTATTATAGAGCGTTTGAAAACCCATGACACAAAAAGGCGTTTCTCCATTGCCCTATCAGGGGGAAGCACACCGATAGCCATGTATCAAGCGCTACAAAATATCTCCGATGTCGCCGAGCTTATTAGATCAAAAGCTGAATTCTATTTCTCCGATGAGCGCGCGGTGGGGGGGAATGACTCGAATTCCAATTATAAAACGGCCAAGGATTATTTATTTAAACCTCTTGGGATTCCAGAGGGAATAATCCATAGAGTCAAAGGAGACGCGGCAGATTTAGATTTAGAGGCAAAACGCTACGCGGCGCTTATAAGAGAAAACCATGCAATCGCTCCTGATTCCGTGCCATCAGTCGATCTTACTCTTTTAGGCATGGGGGATGACGGACACACCGCTTCTCTGTTTCCGGACTATGATTTTGAATCACCCGAAAATGAAATTATCGTTGCGCCATGGGTTACATCAAAAAACAGCCAGCGAGTCTCATTCAGCCTGCCGCTTATCAATGCCTCGAAATGTGTATTGTTGCTTGTCACCGGAAAAGACAAGGCAAATATTGTCAAAGCGGTGTTCGACGAAAAAGATGATGCACGGCGGTTTCCTGTTTCGCGTGTAAATGCCAGACGAGTAGTGTGGATGCTCGATTCAGCAGCGGCATCTTTGCTTAACCAGTCACAGCGCGGGTCAACCGAATGTTAG
- a CDS encoding heavy metal-binding domain-containing protein: MLIVTTSTLEGKKITRYLGIVSGEAILGANIFKDIFAGIRDIVGGRSQAYEQELAKAKTIAIDEMTTQARQLGANAILAVHLDYETIGGGNMLMVAASGTAVVIEG, translated from the coding sequence ATGCTTATTGTTACGACATCGACGCTCGAAGGAAAAAAGATAACCCGCTACCTTGGAATTGTAAGTGGCGAAGCAATCCTTGGCGCTAATATATTCAAAGATATCTTCGCCGGTATCCGTGATATTGTCGGCGGACGCTCACAGGCATACGAGCAGGAGCTTGCCAAAGCAAAAACAATCGCAATTGATGAGATGACCACTCAGGCCAGACAACTCGGAGCCAACGCGATTCTTGCCGTGCATCTTGATTACGAGACGATAGGCGGCGGCAACATGCTGATGGTTGCGGCTTCAGGTACGGCGGTCGTGATTGAAGGATGA